A region of Candidatus Paceibacterota bacterium DNA encodes the following proteins:
- the dnaG gene encoding DNA primase codes for MDSQLEEIKNKLDIVQIIGEYVKLSKAGANYKGLCPFHSEKTPSFIVSPTRQIFHCFGCGAGGDIFGFLMKMEHLEFPEALKILANKAGVELKPRDAKLQSEQNTLLEINEAANKFFVSNLEKDEEVLNYLLDRGLTQETINRFGIGFALDDWQALSKYLSQKGYKAGNILGTGLALLASDSNDSGKIYDRFRGRIMFPLRDSFGRTVGFTGRIFDKRPLKTVKDPKAVGKYVNTPQTLVYDKSKILYGLDVTKNDLRARNQIVIVEGQMDMLMGWQNGLKNIVASSGTALTAYQLAILKKYSENLILGFDMDEAGQNADERSIALALQKGFKVSILELPEGKDMADFSREHKEAAATLPQTAIPVMQFFFNLAQHKGDVNSLDGKKAVASYFLPKIKYLPDLIDKSYWLSQLASFTGIDFSVLEDELLKIKPEFIPRADKADSEAEEYNLSSNQLIDRREILSKRTLALLLKSDYHGKDLIGVLEKYHLFFDATEQALIDQIVLAPELQTASHQELVNKELDTNLINQLDELELYGENECGILTITKCDLKQEIETSLNELKQLYFKNEISRINNQIAELEKSQTDGQSQTEKIAQLLNQLKDLASQEQECWHLN; via the coding sequence ATGGATAGCCAATTAGAAGAAATCAAAAATAAATTAGATATAGTCCAGATAATTGGAGAGTATGTAAAGCTTTCTAAGGCTGGTGCTAATTATAAGGGGCTTTGTCCTTTTCATAGTGAAAAAACTCCTTCGTTTATAGTTTCTCCTACTAGACAAATTTTTCACTGTTTCGGTTGCGGAGCTGGTGGAGATATCTTCGGTTTCCTTATGAAGATGGAACACCTAGAATTCCCCGAGGCTCTGAAAATATTGGCTAACAAAGCTGGCGTTGAACTGAAGCCCCGAGATGCCAAATTACAGTCAGAACAAAATACTCTTTTAGAAATTAATGAAGCGGCTAACAAATTTTTTGTTAGTAATTTGGAAAAAGACGAGGAGGTTCTAAATTACCTCTTAGACAGGGGGCTGACCCAAGAGACTATTAATCGATTCGGGATAGGATTCGCTTTAGATGATTGGCAGGCTCTATCAAAATATTTATCTCAAAAGGGATATAAAGCCGGCAATATTTTAGGAACAGGCTTAGCTCTTTTAGCCAGTGACAGTAACGATTCCGGCAAAATCTATGACCGTTTTAGGGGAAGAATCATGTTTCCTTTAAGAGATTCTTTTGGCCGGACGGTGGGTTTTACGGGGCGCATTTTTGATAAAAGGCCTTTAAAAACAGTAAAGGACCCTAAGGCGGTAGGTAAATACGTAAATACTCCGCAAACGTTGGTTTACGATAAAAGTAAAATTCTGTATGGGTTAGATGTGACCAAGAATGATTTGCGCGCTCGCAATCAAATAGTGATAGTGGAAGGGCAGATGGATATGTTGATGGGTTGGCAAAATGGATTAAAAAATATAGTGGCTTCTTCGGGCACTGCTTTAACGGCATATCAATTAGCCATTTTGAAGAAATATTCCGAGAATTTGATCTTGGGTTTTGATATGGATGAAGCTGGCCAAAATGCAGACGAAAGAAGTATTGCCCTGGCATTGCAAAAAGGCTTTAAAGTGAGCATTTTAGAGCTCCCCGAGGGGAAAGATATGGCTGATTTTAGTCGAGAACATAAGGAGGCTGCAGCAACTTTGCCCCAAACAGCAATACCGGTTATGCAATTCTTTTTCAACTTGGCCCAACACAAGGGTGATGTTAATAGCTTGGATGGTAAAAAGGCGGTAGCCTCTTATTTCCTGCCCAAAATAAAATACCTGCCCGACTTAATAGATAAATCTTATTGGTTATCGCAATTAGCTAGTTTTACTGGGATTGACTTTTCTGTTTTAGAAGACGAGTTGCTCAAAATTAAACCAGAATTTATACCGAGAGCAGATAAAGCCGATTCAGAAGCTGAGGAGTACAATTTAAGCAGTAACCAGCTTATTGACCGCCGCGAGATTCTTTCCAAAAGAACTCTGGCATTGCTTCTAAAAAGTGATTATCACGGAAAAGATTTGATAGGAGTGCTAGAAAAATACCATTTATTTTTTGACGCAACGGAGCAAGCATTAATTGACCAAATTGTCTTGGCACCAGAGCTGCAAACAGCTTCCCACCAAGAACTGGTAAATAAAGAATTGGACACCAATCTAATCAATCAGCTGGATGAATTAGAGCTTTATGGGGAAAATGAGTGTGGTATTCTTACCATTACCAAGTGCGATTTGAAACAGGAAATTGAAACTTCCCTTAACGAGCTTAAGCAACTATATTTTAAAAATGAAATCAGTCGGATTAATAATCAAATTGCCGAGTTAGAAAAATCCCAAACTGATGGTCAATCGCAGACAGAGAAAATTGCGCAACTCTTAAATCAATTAAAAGACTTAGCTAGTCAGGAGCAAGAATGCTGGCACTTGAATTAA
- a CDS encoding GGDEF domain-containing protein, producing the protein MSSKSQTVLTNKKIAILEKEISRLEKLAYQDVLIDVYNRRGFLKFSQVPFNMAVQARKYSRRKADKTGDLCLMLIDVDNFKHYNDKYSYALGDAVLKIVGTYFHHHIRQTDIFGRWGGDEFILLLPFTSMKTAKTLAEYHVTNFAKAIINNLRAKNMKAYIKKWSKGEAVTFSIGMASLKDEKTIQTLINKANKGLQLAKKKKNSIVIANE; encoded by the coding sequence ATGTCTTCAAAATCGCAAACCGTGCTGACTAATAAAAAAATAGCAATTTTAGAAAAAGAAATTAGTCGTCTCGAAAAATTAGCTTATCAAGATGTTCTTATTGATGTCTACAATAGACGCGGCTTTTTAAAATTTAGCCAGGTGCCATTTAATATGGCTGTCCAGGCTCGTAAATATAGCCGCCGTAAAGCAGACAAGACAGGGGATCTTTGTTTGATGCTTATTGATGTCGATAATTTTAAACATTACAATGATAAATACAGTTATGCCCTGGGAGACGCTGTCTTAAAAATCGTGGGAACTTACTTTCATCACCATATAAGGCAGACAGACATTTTCGGACGTTGGGGTGGGGATGAATTTATTCTTTTGTTGCCGTTTACTAGCATGAAAACGGCAAAGACATTAGCCGAATACCATGTCACCAATTTCGCTAAAGCTATTATAAACAATTTGAGGGCCAAGAATATGAAGGCATATATCAAAAAATGGTCAAAAGGTGAGGCTGTTACTTTCTCTATAGGTATGGCTAGTTTGAAGGATGAAAAAACAATCCAAACACTAATAAACAAAGCCAATAAAGGACTACAGTTAGCCAAAAAGAAAAAGAATTCTATAGTAATAGCAAATGAATAA
- a CDS encoding PIG-L family deacetylase, whose protein sequence is MIIHALKTTANASQNLFKILIGLVSFLFLIGIANYILIGRKLENWPILLQILKPENQIDEPRADDRILIIAPHPDDETLGMGGYIQRAKEKGAQVKVIYLTLGDHNEIAAWLDKKNALLTPLQYRELGRKRSQEATKGTSILGLKVEDLYFLGYPDGGTLRIWQGYWNGRSFLNPITATNKVPYDIAQTPGASYNAKSIITDMLKVASAYQPTQVFLPTNLDVHPDHQAAALFARAAMNTLTIKPKIYSYLIHQHYYPEPLRYSPYSYLVPPSYISEDYFTYKNFNLTAEEEANKEIALKQYVTQVRSGLTLKSFIRQNEIFFQTKDTNSYYADPNWPENTSGDITDIDTPVNLPTNYALGYLGKGFHIKSFSVENNKNDINLLFRIGFTGKITLGSRLYLYFYPQYANLSFNDTPKYLIVISNNLKKSVRIIDLASANKAYFDLAFDLKGQNIEFKVPKTNLPVDNLLGAFTAFKGYLEKVRLYVTPWQWHNL, encoded by the coding sequence ATGATTATTCACGCACTGAAAACAACCGCTAACGCCAGCCAGAATCTTTTTAAAATTCTTATAGGCTTAGTGAGCTTTCTGTTTCTCATCGGTATAGCCAACTATATTCTGATTGGCCGTAAGTTAGAAAATTGGCCTATTCTTCTGCAAATATTAAAACCGGAAAATCAAATAGACGAGCCTCGAGCCGATGATAGGATTTTAATCATAGCCCCCCATCCTGACGATGAAACACTGGGTATGGGCGGTTATATTCAAAGAGCCAAAGAAAAAGGTGCTCAGGTAAAGGTTATTTACCTCACCCTAGGGGACCACAATGAAATAGCTGCCTGGTTAGACAAAAAGAATGCCTTATTAACCCCCTTGCAATACAGAGAGCTAGGCAGGAAAAGGTCGCAAGAGGCAACTAAAGGCACTTCTATATTGGGCTTGAAAGTAGAAGATTTGTATTTTTTGGGTTATCCCGATGGGGGCACCTTAAGAATTTGGCAGGGCTATTGGAATGGGCGGTCATTTTTAAATCCTATTACTGCTACTAACAAAGTTCCCTATGATATTGCCCAAACACCAGGAGCGTCGTATAATGCCAAATCCATAATAACCGATATGCTCAAAGTAGCGTCTGCCTACCAGCCTACCCAAGTCTTCTTGCCCACTAACTTGGATGTTCATCCAGACCATCAGGCAGCCGCTTTATTTGCTCGTGCGGCTATGAATACCCTCACAATTAAACCAAAAATTTACAGCTATTTAATTCACCAGCACTATTATCCAGAACCTTTAAGATATTCTCCCTATAGCTATCTGGTACCACCCAGTTATATTAGTGAAGATTATTTTACTTATAAAAATTTTAATTTAACTGCCGAAGAGGAAGCCAATAAAGAAATAGCACTTAAGCAGTATGTAACCCAAGTGCGTTCTGGTCTTACTTTAAAGTCCTTTATCAGACAGAATGAAATTTTCTTCCAAACCAAGGATACCAATTCCTACTATGCCGACCCCAACTGGCCAGAAAATACTAGCGGTGACATTACAGACATAGATACGCCTGTTAATTTACCTACTAATTATGCTTTAGGCTATTTGGGGAAAGGGTTTCACATAAAGAGCTTCTCGGTTGAGAATAATAAGAATGACATCAATTTGTTGTTTCGCATTGGCTTCACTGGCAAAATAACCTTGGGCTCTAGATTATATTTGTATTTCTATCCCCAGTACGCCAATTTAAGCTTCAATGACACTCCCAAATATCTTATTGTTATTAGCAATAATTTAAAAAAATCAGTGCGAATTATTGACTTGGCTTCAGCTAATAAAGCATATTTTGATTTGGCTTTCGACCTTAAGGGTCAAAATATAGAATTCAAGGTTCCCAAAACTAATTTGCCAGTGGATAATCTTTTAGGCGCCTTTACGGCCTTTAAAGGCTATTTAGAAAAAGTGAGGCTATATGTAACGCCTTGGCAATGGCATAATCTCTAA
- a CDS encoding D-alanine--D-alanine ligase family protein — protein MNIGVFFGSRSPEHDVSIITAQFIIAGLKGLGHNVIPVYIGRNGLWYISDSLGNIKMFQTDHDLSHFHNYTLDLEESKGKMVLKKKGLFGKKIIIDLAFPALHGQNGEDGTIQGLFEMFNIPYVGCDVTSSAIAMDKALTKQFYLGNKIETAAFIAFTSYDWDKQGKEIMKQITNKLDFPIFVKPARLGSSIGITKVNNNEELMEAINVALHYDDKVVVEEGIKNLADLTCAVLGGNDPKASLIQESLFDADFFNYEEKYLNDGGSQLGKAKHNLVIPAQIDSEDAKKIEELSIKIYKLLGCWGTARIDYLYDRANRKIYANEINPLPGTLYHHLWKASGIDFSELLKELIDLALERHQEKGKLLSTFNSSILKKLNLANKLQLNKSKE, from the coding sequence ATGAATATTGGAGTATTTTTTGGAAGTCGCAGCCCTGAGCATGATGTCAGTATTATTACTGCTCAGTTTATTATTGCCGGTCTGAAAGGCCTTGGTCATAATGTTATTCCTGTTTATATCGGCAGGAATGGCTTATGGTATATAAGCGATTCTCTTGGTAATATCAAAATGTTTCAGACAGACCATGATTTAAGTCATTTTCATAATTATACATTAGACCTAGAAGAATCTAAGGGCAAAATGGTTTTGAAAAAGAAAGGCCTTTTTGGCAAAAAGATTATTATCGACCTAGCCTTTCCTGCTCTCCATGGTCAAAATGGCGAAGATGGCACTATTCAAGGACTATTTGAAATGTTTAATATCCCTTACGTGGGGTGTGATGTGACTTCATCTGCTATTGCCATGGATAAAGCCTTAACGAAACAATTCTATTTGGGCAACAAAATAGAAACGGCCGCTTTCATTGCCTTTACGAGTTACGATTGGGATAAGCAGGGGAAAGAAATAATGAAGCAGATTACTAATAAATTAGATTTTCCCATTTTTGTTAAACCAGCAAGATTGGGTTCTTCCATTGGCATCACCAAGGTTAATAACAATGAAGAACTAATGGAAGCAATTAATGTGGCTTTGCATTATGACGACAAAGTGGTCGTGGAGGAAGGGATTAAAAATCTAGCCGACCTTACTTGCGCTGTTTTGGGTGGCAATGATCCCAAGGCCTCTCTTATCCAAGAATCTCTTTTTGATGCCGATTTTTTTAACTACGAAGAAAAATATTTAAATGATGGCGGTTCCCAGTTAGGCAAAGCCAAACATAATTTGGTTATTCCCGCCCAAATTGACTCTGAAGATGCCAAGAAAATAGAAGAGTTGAGCATTAAGATTTACAAGCTTTTGGGTTGTTGGGGAACGGCCCGTATAGATTATTTGTATGACAGAGCCAATCGTAAAATTTATGCCAATGAAATTAACCCTTTGCCGGGGACATTGTATCACCACCTCTGGAAAGCTAGTGGCATAGATTTTTCTGAGCTCTTGAAAGAACTGATTGATTTAGCCCTTGAAAGGCACCAGGAAAAAGGTAAATTATTAAGCACCTTCAATTCCAGTATTCTGAAGAAGTTGAATTTGGCGAACAAGCTTCAACTAAACAAAAGCAAAGAATAA
- the murF gene encoding UDP-N-acetylmuramoyl-tripeptide--D-alanyl-D-alanine ligase, giving the protein MFLGKYYLLAIYFLQLENYDLRRFVKAFYSRGRSLTAKRQPIIWTRKLKMITVIASVIYFGFILIFLASILRPMTVANVVAKIILGVVLCELLSLICPFVFCLAVFVFWPFDHAIKSRIVGKAKLKLTEAPRLKIIGITGSYGKTTFKEALKTVLEEKYRVLATPENKNTPIGLSRLILDDLGPAFEILIAEMGAYRVGDIKTLCQIAKPDIAVLTGINESHLERFGSIKNTILGKFEIVTNAKLTAPVFLNADNDYILDNYKKFVGEREVNFYSESKFSRTPYAIKNKIYLPDAKGLEFDLTKTEGEDLIGHFKTALIGDYILGTLMGVIEIALKLGLSVAEIQRGFNRLQPIPHRLEPILTAQNVLIIDDSYNGNPAGAREAIKLLKRFSDRRKIYLTPGLVEMGKASEKIHHELGENLAPVADKVILIKNSVSEYIRAGLLNKGFSEDNLTIYPSTDSAHADIKNILKPGDVIIFQNDWTDNYQ; this is encoded by the coding sequence ATGTTTTTAGGGAAATATTATTTATTAGCCATTTATTTTCTTCAATTAGAAAATTATGATTTAAGACGCTTCGTCAAAGCGTTTTATTCCAGAGGCAGAAGTCTTACCGCCAAACGGCAACCAATTATCTGGACTCGTAAATTAAAAATGATCACTGTTATAGCTAGTGTTATTTATTTCGGTTTTATTCTTATCTTTTTAGCCAGCATCCTGCGCCCCATGACAGTAGCCAATGTAGTCGCTAAAATTATTCTAGGAGTAGTTCTCTGCGAGCTTTTATCTCTCATTTGTCCTTTCGTTTTTTGTTTAGCGGTATTTGTTTTTTGGCCTTTTGACCATGCTATTAAGTCAAGGATAGTTGGCAAGGCGAAGCTTAAACTAACGGAAGCCCCTCGTCTTAAAATCATTGGTATTACCGGAAGCTATGGCAAAACTACCTTTAAGGAGGCTCTTAAAACGGTTTTAGAAGAGAAATACAGGGTTCTCGCCACCCCCGAGAATAAAAACACTCCTATAGGCCTTTCCAGGCTAATTTTAGATGATCTGGGGCCAGCATTTGAAATTCTTATTGCCGAAATGGGGGCTTATAGAGTGGGAGATATTAAAACCCTCTGCCAAATAGCAAAACCGGATATAGCCGTGCTCACTGGTATTAATGAAAGCCATCTGGAGAGATTTGGTTCCATTAAGAACACTATTTTAGGAAAGTTTGAAATTGTCACCAATGCTAAATTAACGGCTCCGGTATTTTTAAATGCTGATAATGATTATATTCTAGACAATTACAAAAAATTTGTGGGGGAGAGAGAGGTTAATTTTTATTCTGAAAGCAAATTTTCTCGCACTCCTTATGCCATCAAAAATAAAATTTATTTGCCAGATGCCAAAGGGTTGGAATTTGACCTTACAAAAACAGAAGGAGAAGACTTAATTGGCCATTTTAAAACGGCTCTAATTGGCGACTATATTTTAGGCACCTTAATGGGGGTCATTGAGATTGCCTTAAAATTGGGTCTTTCTGTAGCAGAAATTCAGAGAGGTTTCAACCGTTTGCAACCGATACCTCATCGATTAGAACCAATCTTAACGGCCCAAAATGTTTTAATTATAGACGATAGCTATAATGGCAATCCTGCTGGCGCGAGGGAAGCTATCAAACTCTTGAAACGTTTTAGCGATAGGCGTAAAATTTATTTAACGCCAGGATTAGTAGAAATGGGCAAGGCTTCAGAGAAAATTCATCATGAATTAGGCGAAAATTTGGCTCCAGTAGCCGATAAGGTAATTCTGATCAAAAATAGCGTTTCAGAATATATTCGCGCAGGGCTTTTGAACAAAGGTTTTTCCGAAGATAATCTCACTATTTATCCTTCAACCGATTCTGCTCATGCGGATATTAAAAATATTCTCAAGCCTGGCGATGTCATTATTTTTCAAAATGACTGGACCGATAACTATCAATAG